One window of Leifsonia sp. AK011 genomic DNA carries:
- a CDS encoding transporter substrate-binding domain-containing protein: MTRSASVRGFVALGAAALALGLAACAPAAPASDYVTEGKLTIGTGEPAYFPWVIDDTPESGEGFESAVAYAVADELGFAPEDVVWVRTTFDEAIAPGPKNFDFNLQQFSITEERAANVDFSSPYYETTQAIITVEGSAAAGATSIEDLKGLLIGAATGTTSFQAIESQIAPTAGAQAFNTNDDAKLALESGTIDALVVDLPTAFYLTGVELDGGVILGQLPLEDGTGDLFGLVLPKDSPLTAKVTGAVDALRDSGALADLEAEWLSESVSVPVLK; encoded by the coding sequence ATGACTCGATCTGCCTCTGTTCGCGGCTTCGTGGCCCTCGGCGCGGCCGCTCTCGCGCTCGGCCTCGCCGCCTGCGCTCCCGCCGCTCCCGCGAGCGACTACGTCACCGAGGGAAAGCTCACGATCGGTACCGGCGAACCCGCCTACTTCCCCTGGGTCATCGATGACACTCCCGAGTCCGGTGAGGGCTTCGAGTCGGCAGTCGCCTATGCGGTCGCCGACGAGCTCGGCTTCGCCCCTGAGGATGTCGTCTGGGTCCGCACGACCTTCGACGAGGCCATCGCACCCGGCCCCAAGAACTTCGACTTCAACCTCCAGCAGTTCTCCATCACCGAGGAGCGCGCCGCGAATGTCGACTTCTCGTCGCCCTACTACGAGACCACCCAGGCCATCATCACTGTCGAGGGTTCTGCCGCAGCTGGCGCGACGTCGATCGAGGACCTCAAGGGCCTGCTCATCGGCGCCGCAACCGGCACGACGAGCTTCCAGGCGATCGAGAGCCAGATCGCCCCGACCGCGGGAGCGCAGGCCTTCAACACGAACGACGACGCGAAGCTCGCTCTCGAGAGCGGCACGATCGACGCGCTCGTGGTGGACCTGCCGACCGCGTTCTACCTCACGGGAGTCGAACTCGACGGCGGCGTCATCCTCGGCCAGCTTCCCCTCGAGGATGGCACGGGCGACCTGTTCGGCCTCGTGCTCCCCAAGGACAGCCCGCTCACCGCGAAGGTGACCGGCGCCGTCGATGCGTTGCGGGACAGCGGTGCGCTCGCCGACCTCGAGGCCGAATGGCTCTCCGAGTCGGTATCCGTGCCCGTCCTGAAGTAG
- a CDS encoding hemolysin family protein — translation MDWWGIAWLFVLLAINAFFVGAEFAVISARRSQIEPRAEAGSRAAKTAVWAMEHATLMLAACQLGITICSLLILNVSEPAIHHLLEYPLALTGWSEEVISTIAFIVALLLVSFLHVVFGEMVPKNLSFSLPDRAVLILAPPLVFIARIFNPIIVVLNAIANNALRLFRVEPKSEATSVFTLDEVATIVDQSKREGILRDEGGTLTAAFEFTSKKVKDIAVGMDTLVTLPEDAAPADLERAVAQRGFSRYILVDEEGEPSGYLHLKDVIDLDEDEYNEPVPPKRIRQLISIFRDTDLEDALATMRRVGVHVARVFDENGATRGVVFLEDIIEELVGEVQDATRRR, via the coding sequence ATGGACTGGTGGGGAATCGCCTGGCTTTTCGTGCTCCTGGCCATCAACGCGTTCTTCGTCGGCGCCGAGTTCGCGGTCATCTCGGCGCGGCGCTCGCAGATCGAACCGCGAGCCGAGGCCGGCTCTCGGGCAGCGAAGACGGCCGTGTGGGCGATGGAGCACGCGACGCTCATGCTCGCGGCCTGCCAGCTCGGGATCACGATCTGCTCGCTGCTCATCCTGAACGTCTCCGAGCCGGCGATCCATCACCTTCTCGAGTACCCGCTGGCGCTCACCGGGTGGTCGGAGGAGGTCATCAGCACGATCGCGTTCATCGTCGCGCTGCTCCTCGTTTCGTTCCTGCACGTGGTGTTCGGCGAGATGGTGCCGAAGAACCTGTCCTTCTCGTTGCCGGACCGAGCGGTGCTGATTCTGGCGCCGCCCCTGGTGTTCATCGCGCGAATCTTCAATCCGATCATCGTCGTGTTGAATGCGATCGCTAACAACGCACTGCGGCTGTTCCGGGTCGAGCCGAAGAGCGAGGCCACGAGCGTCTTCACGCTCGACGAGGTCGCGACGATCGTGGACCAGTCCAAACGTGAGGGCATCCTCCGCGACGAGGGCGGAACGCTGACCGCAGCGTTCGAGTTCACGTCGAAGAAGGTCAAGGACATCGCTGTCGGTATGGACACCCTCGTCACCCTGCCGGAGGATGCCGCGCCTGCTGACCTCGAGCGCGCGGTTGCCCAGCGCGGGTTCTCGCGCTACATCCTCGTGGACGAGGAGGGCGAGCCGTCCGGCTACCTGCACCTCAAGGACGTCATCGATCTCGACGAGGACGAGTACAACGAGCCCGTGCCGCCCAAGCGCATCCGCCAGCTCATCTCGATCTTCCGCGACACGGACCTCGAGGATGCCCTTGCCACGATGCGCCGCGTCGGCGTCCACGTCGCGCGGGTGTTCGACGAGAACGGCGCAACGCGCGGCGTGGTCTTCCTCGAGGACATCATCGAGGAACTCGTCGGCGAGGTGCAGGACGCGACGCGGCGTCGGTAG
- a CDS encoding NADH:flavin oxidoreductase/NADH oxidase, translating to MSALFTPLSIRDTEFRNRLWVAPLCQYSVDKQDGVPTDWHMVHLGSFALGGAGLVMTEATAVSPEGRISPQDTGIWNAEQAEAWGRIVRFIHSQGAVAGIQLAHAGRKGSTWLEWIPEHGTVPIEQGGWVAVAPSAIPYPGYATPRALETGELPGIVDDFVAAARRALDAGFDLLEIHAAHGYLLHEFLSPLSNTREDAYGGSLENRARLLLEIVRAVRAEAGNGVPILVRFSATDWVDDAWDVDQTATVAAWTLDAGADLFDISTGGITNGVHIPSAPGYQVPFAERVHEVADAPVSAVGLITTAAQAEEIVASGKADAVMMGREMMRDPHFAWRAAHELGVDLDYYPPQYLRAKFK from the coding sequence GTGAGCGCACTGTTCACTCCCCTGTCGATTCGCGACACCGAATTCCGCAACCGCCTCTGGGTCGCGCCGCTGTGCCAGTACTCCGTCGACAAGCAGGACGGCGTGCCGACCGACTGGCACATGGTGCACCTCGGCAGCTTCGCCCTCGGCGGTGCAGGACTCGTGATGACCGAGGCGACCGCGGTCTCCCCCGAGGGCCGCATCTCCCCCCAGGACACCGGCATCTGGAACGCCGAACAGGCGGAGGCCTGGGGTCGGATCGTACGCTTCATCCATTCGCAGGGCGCCGTGGCGGGCATCCAGCTCGCCCATGCGGGACGCAAGGGGTCGACCTGGCTCGAGTGGATTCCCGAGCACGGCACAGTCCCGATCGAGCAGGGCGGCTGGGTGGCGGTTGCGCCGTCGGCCATCCCCTACCCCGGCTACGCGACGCCACGAGCGCTGGAGACCGGCGAGCTGCCCGGCATCGTCGACGACTTCGTCGCTGCCGCCCGCCGCGCGCTCGACGCGGGCTTCGACCTGCTCGAGATCCATGCGGCGCACGGTTATCTTCTCCACGAGTTCCTCTCCCCGCTCTCGAACACCCGCGAGGACGCCTACGGCGGCAGTCTCGAGAACCGGGCGAGACTTCTCCTCGAGATCGTTCGGGCGGTTCGCGCGGAGGCGGGGAACGGCGTGCCGATCCTCGTGCGCTTCTCCGCGACGGACTGGGTGGATGACGCGTGGGATGTCGACCAGACTGCAACGGTCGCGGCCTGGACCCTGGACGCCGGAGCCGACCTCTTCGACATCTCGACGGGCGGCATCACCAATGGCGTGCACATCCCGTCGGCGCCCGGATACCAGGTACCGTTCGCCGAACGCGTCCATGAGGTCGCCGACGCACCGGTAAGTGCGGTTGGACTCATTACGACGGCGGCCCAGGCCGAGGAGATCGTGGCATCCGGCAAGGCCGACGCTGTGATGATGGGCCGCGAGATGATGCGCGACCCGCACTTCGCCTGGCGCGCGGCCCACGAACTCGGCGTGGACCTCGACTACTACCCGCCGCAGTACTTGCGCGCCAAGTTCAAGTAG
- a CDS encoding ADP/ATP-dependent (S)-NAD(P)H-hydrate dehydratase translates to MTYFSPWTAHEASALISVPTVGDDKYSRGVLGVLTGSDQYPGAAVLSVEAALHTGVGMLRYLGPERAASLVLQRRPEAVTSPGRVQAWLLGSGMDPVDRDTEPMLTALAEGLPTVLDGGALDLHEHASGPVVLTPHYRELARVLDVEVDAVASAPLEWARRASEQLNVTVLLKGHTTHVAGPGISIGVSSAPTWLATAGAGDALGGILGALVATHTDLIAADDTALARLAATAALLHGLAAERASGGGPFTILDLCAALPATIASIIAA, encoded by the coding sequence ATGACCTACTTCTCGCCGTGGACAGCGCACGAGGCATCCGCTCTCATCTCCGTGCCCACGGTGGGTGACGACAAGTACAGCAGGGGAGTGCTCGGGGTCCTCACGGGGTCCGACCAGTACCCGGGCGCTGCGGTCCTGAGCGTCGAGGCCGCGCTGCACACGGGCGTCGGGATGCTGCGCTACCTCGGCCCGGAACGCGCTGCGAGCCTCGTGCTCCAGCGCCGCCCCGAGGCCGTGACGTCGCCGGGACGCGTGCAGGCCTGGTTGCTCGGATCGGGCATGGACCCCGTCGATCGCGATACGGAGCCCATGCTCACGGCGCTCGCCGAGGGCCTGCCCACCGTGCTCGATGGGGGAGCCCTCGATCTCCACGAGCACGCCAGCGGGCCTGTCGTCCTGACCCCCCACTACCGGGAGCTCGCGCGCGTGCTTGACGTCGAGGTGGATGCCGTGGCCTCCGCACCGCTCGAGTGGGCGAGGCGTGCATCCGAACAACTGAACGTCACGGTTCTCCTCAAGGGGCACACGACCCATGTCGCCGGCCCGGGCATCTCGATTGGGGTCTCGAGCGCGCCCACCTGGCTGGCGACGGCGGGGGCCGGCGACGCGCTCGGCGGCATCCTCGGTGCGCTCGTGGCGACCCACACCGACCTGATCGCGGCGGATGACACGGCTCTCGCCCGACTTGCCGCGACGGCAGCCCTACTCCACGGTCTCGCAGCGGAGCGGGCGAGCGGCGGCGGACCCTTCACGATCCTCGACCTGTGCGCAGCCCTCCCCGCAACGATCGCGAGCATCATCGCCGCGTGA
- a CDS encoding thiamine-binding protein, with protein sequence MLVAFSVAPSGGADGTDSVHDAVAAAVAVVRASGLPNHTDAMFTTIEGEWDEVFDVVRRAAEAVGRYGTRVSLVLKADIRPGHTGELEGKVERLEQALLRESQLD encoded by the coding sequence ATGCTCGTAGCGTTCTCAGTTGCACCCAGCGGGGGAGCGGATGGCACGGACTCCGTGCACGACGCGGTGGCTGCGGCGGTCGCCGTGGTCCGGGCATCCGGGCTCCCCAACCACACCGACGCGATGTTCACGACGATCGAGGGTGAGTGGGACGAAGTCTTCGATGTCGTGCGCAGGGCGGCGGAGGCCGTGGGTCGATACGGCACGCGCGTCTCCCTCGTGCTCAAGGCCGACATCCGGCCGGGCCACACCGGTGAACTCGAGGGCAAGGTCGAGCGCCTGGAGCAGGCACTCCTGCGCGAGTCCCAGCTCGACTGA
- a CDS encoding GuaB1 family IMP dehydrogenase-related protein: MRFYETSPTHDLTYSDVFLVPSRSAVSSRLDVSLAPPDGTGASIPIVSANMNSVTGPRLAAALARRGGLGVLPQDMHHQDLDAAIRWVKAQPVGWDAAVELSAEATVADALEQIPPLVGHGLVVHDAGGTYLGAVPAERLASAMPDAPIRDLIGPQGPSIDVDELTGPRAAFDLMVAADIEFAPVLHDGRVVGTISRKGALRSTLYQPALDAQGRLKVAAAIGINGDVAGKARAIVDAGVDVIVIDTAHGHQDGMVAAIRKVAALGLGVPIVAGNVVTAEAVRDLVEAGASIIKVGVGPGAMCTTRMMTAVGRPQFSAVLETAEEARKLGAHVWADGGVRYPRDVALALAAGAASVMIGSWLAGTIEAPGTLAVDESGRAYKESWGMASTKAVKERFDRLDAYELARKTLFAEGISSSKIYLDPQRPSLEDLLDMITSGVRSSLSYAGATTLEEFQERALVGIQSAAGYEEGKALPVSW; this comes from the coding sequence ATGCGCTTCTATGAGACGAGTCCGACTCACGATCTGACCTACTCCGATGTCTTCCTCGTGCCCTCCCGATCGGCGGTCTCGAGCCGGCTCGACGTGTCCCTCGCACCGCCGGATGGCACGGGTGCGAGCATCCCGATCGTCTCCGCGAACATGAACTCGGTGACCGGTCCCCGGCTGGCCGCCGCGCTCGCTCGCCGGGGTGGCCTAGGGGTGCTCCCGCAGGACATGCACCACCAGGATCTCGACGCGGCGATCCGCTGGGTGAAAGCGCAACCGGTGGGCTGGGATGCCGCGGTCGAGCTGTCCGCGGAGGCCACCGTCGCCGACGCACTCGAGCAGATCCCGCCGCTCGTCGGCCACGGACTCGTCGTCCACGACGCCGGCGGCACCTACCTCGGAGCGGTGCCGGCCGAGCGTCTCGCCAGCGCGATGCCGGATGCCCCGATCCGCGACCTCATCGGACCTCAGGGCCCCTCCATCGATGTCGACGAACTCACGGGACCGCGCGCGGCCTTCGATCTCATGGTCGCCGCTGACATCGAGTTCGCGCCGGTGCTGCACGACGGACGCGTCGTCGGCACGATCAGCCGCAAGGGCGCACTGCGCTCCACTCTCTACCAGCCCGCACTAGACGCGCAGGGCCGACTCAAGGTCGCCGCCGCGATCGGCATCAACGGGGACGTCGCGGGCAAGGCGCGCGCGATCGTCGATGCCGGCGTCGACGTGATTGTGATCGACACCGCCCACGGCCACCAGGACGGCATGGTCGCAGCAATCCGCAAGGTCGCTGCTCTCGGACTCGGGGTTCCGATTGTTGCTGGCAATGTCGTCACCGCCGAGGCTGTGCGCGATCTCGTGGAGGCCGGGGCATCGATCATCAAGGTGGGTGTCGGCCCGGGTGCCATGTGCACGACGCGCATGATGACGGCCGTCGGGCGTCCGCAGTTCTCCGCGGTACTGGAGACGGCGGAGGAGGCGCGCAAGCTTGGCGCACACGTCTGGGCGGATGGCGGTGTGCGCTACCCGCGGGACGTCGCACTCGCGCTCGCAGCTGGCGCGGCATCCGTCATGATCGGATCCTGGCTCGCGGGAACGATCGAGGCGCCGGGAACGCTCGCAGTGGATGAGTCGGGCAGGGCCTACAAGGAGAGCTGGGGCATGGCATCCACCAAGGCCGTCAAGGAGCGCTTCGACCGTCTCGACGCGTATGAACTCGCCCGCAAGACACTCTTCGCCGAGGGCATCTCGAGCTCGAAGATCTACCTTGACCCGCAGCGTCCCTCGCTCGAGGACCTTCTCGACATGATCACCTCAGGTGTGCGCAGCTCCCTGAGCTACGCAGGGGCGACGACTCTGGAGGAGTTCCAGGAGCGCGCACTCGTGGGCATTCAGTCCGCCGCGGGCTACGAGGAGGGCAAGGCGCTGCCGGTGTCCTGGTAG
- a CDS encoding glycosyltransferase 87 family protein → MVVESARPRGLRVIRAIVDSQLALWIAFAIVQLWLGFLALYAPGLPLGDVTLVYKFWVEQALDNGFWVGIDSAWVYPILALGPMLAAAALGMEQYGATWISIVIILNAVAMAFLTGWGRRPERTVVGWWWVAFLALLGPIALSRIDSITVPVAIIGVLLLATRPLLASVILAIATWIKVWPAALLLAAVVALRDRLKVVAGAVGTTLVVLVGALAVGGSASILSFITEQTGRGLQIEAPISMLWMWMTRAGVPGTRVYYDQNILTYQVVGPGWSTAASVMTPIMAVAVAAIVLLGVRALRAGASPGDLLPPLALALVTALIAFNKVGSPQFVSWLAVPVVLGLATSAAGLGRSFRTPASLLLVIGALTHLIYPYFYGWLLALDVPMLSVLTARNVLYFVLLGWAITSIVTAPRWSFHGGVDQVDGAAWPLGVPAGTTGPTPHTVDKE, encoded by the coding sequence ATGGTCGTCGAGTCCGCTCGCCCACGCGGGCTCCGTGTCATCCGAGCCATCGTGGACAGCCAGCTCGCTCTCTGGATCGCGTTCGCGATCGTGCAGCTGTGGCTCGGCTTCCTGGCCCTCTACGCCCCCGGTCTACCTCTCGGCGACGTCACCCTCGTCTACAAGTTCTGGGTGGAGCAGGCGCTCGACAACGGCTTCTGGGTGGGCATCGATTCCGCCTGGGTCTATCCGATTCTCGCGCTCGGGCCCATGCTCGCCGCCGCAGCCCTGGGCATGGAACAGTACGGGGCGACCTGGATCTCGATCGTCATCATCCTCAACGCCGTGGCGATGGCCTTCCTCACCGGGTGGGGGCGGCGGCCCGAACGCACGGTCGTGGGCTGGTGGTGGGTCGCCTTCCTCGCCCTCCTCGGCCCGATCGCCCTGTCCCGCATCGACTCGATCACCGTGCCCGTGGCGATCATCGGCGTGCTCCTGCTCGCGACCCGCCCCCTCCTAGCCTCCGTGATCCTCGCGATCGCCACGTGGATCAAGGTCTGGCCGGCGGCCCTCCTCCTCGCCGCGGTTGTCGCGCTCCGCGATCGCCTCAAGGTCGTTGCGGGGGCCGTCGGCACGACTCTGGTGGTGCTGGTCGGTGCGCTTGCGGTCGGCGGCTCGGCGAGCATCCTGAGCTTCATTACCGAGCAAACGGGACGCGGCCTGCAGATCGAGGCGCCGATCAGCATGCTCTGGATGTGGATGACACGAGCCGGCGTGCCGGGAACCCGCGTGTACTACGACCAGAACATCCTGACCTACCAGGTCGTCGGTCCTGGCTGGTCAACAGCGGCGAGCGTGATGACGCCGATCATGGCGGTGGCGGTCGCGGCCATCGTGCTGCTCGGCGTCCGGGCACTGCGAGCCGGTGCATCGCCGGGCGACCTACTGCCGCCGCTCGCACTCGCGCTCGTCACCGCGCTCATCGCGTTCAACAAGGTCGGCTCGCCCCAGTTCGTCTCCTGGCTCGCCGTGCCGGTCGTGCTCGGTCTTGCGACGAGTGCTGCTGGGCTCGGCCGCTCGTTCCGCACCCCGGCCTCGCTCCTGCTCGTGATCGGCGCTCTCACGCACCTGATCTACCCGTACTTCTACGGATGGCTTCTCGCGCTCGACGTTCCCATGCTCTCGGTCCTGACCGCTCGCAACGTGCTCTACTTCGTGCTGCTCGGCTGGGCGATCACCTCCATCGTCACCGCGCCGAGGTGGTCGTTCCACGGAGGAGTCGATCAGGTGGATGGTGCAGCATGGCCCCTGGGCGTGCCAGCCGGCACGACCGGTCCCACACCGCACACCGTCGACAAGGAGTAG
- a CDS encoding amino acid ABC transporter ATP-binding protein: MRDPQRSPVLSVRGVHKSFGDREVLRGIDLDVSAHEVVALIGASGSGKSTLLRTINLLEQIDDGQIFLRGEDISDPRVAVDAVRARIGVVFQHYNLFPHLSVLDNVTLASRHVFGESRAVAEERGRELLARIGLAEHAGSFPDRLSGGQQQRAAIVRAIATNPELLLLDEITSALDPELVSEVLDLVRELGEDGTTIVMATHEMAFARDVAHRVVFLDQGVIVEQGLAAEFFAAPREPRTREFLSRFLT, from the coding sequence ATGAGGGATCCGCAGCGCTCTCCCGTGCTCTCGGTTCGGGGTGTCCACAAGTCGTTCGGCGACCGCGAGGTGCTGCGCGGAATCGATCTCGACGTGTCCGCCCACGAGGTGGTCGCCCTCATCGGGGCGAGTGGCTCTGGCAAATCGACACTTCTGCGCACGATCAATCTCCTCGAGCAGATCGACGACGGGCAGATCTTCCTCCGCGGCGAAGACATCAGCGATCCGAGAGTGGCGGTGGATGCCGTCCGCGCTCGCATCGGCGTCGTCTTCCAGCACTACAACCTGTTCCCGCATCTCAGCGTGCTCGACAACGTCACACTCGCCTCGCGGCACGTCTTCGGCGAGAGTCGCGCTGTAGCGGAGGAACGCGGTCGCGAACTCCTCGCTCGCATCGGACTCGCCGAGCACGCCGGCTCGTTCCCCGATCGGCTCTCGGGAGGCCAGCAGCAGCGTGCCGCCATCGTGCGCGCGATCGCCACGAATCCCGAGCTGCTCCTGCTCGACGAGATCACGAGTGCACTCGACCCTGAGCTCGTGAGCGAGGTGCTCGATCTCGTGCGGGAGCTCGGCGAGGATGGCACGACCATCGTCATGGCGACGCACGAGATGGCCTTCGCGCGCGACGTCGCCCACCGCGTCGTCTTCCTCGATCAGGGAGTCATCGTCGAGCAGGGCCTCGCCGCGGAGTTCTTCGCCGCACCGAGGGAGCCGCGCACCCGCGAGTTCCTGTCCCGCTTCCTCACCTAG
- a CDS encoding HAD family phosphatase, with protein sequence MSLSIPGRVVVFDYGEVISRSPSAADQQVLLDLAGVEAEVFWPSYWGRRDPLDQGTVSVPEYWAQVAADTGASWSASRVYELWVADFRGWWSVEPGTIDLIARLKAGGTRLAILSNAGFDFASGFRFGPLVQYFEQMFVSAEMAAIKPDPAIYLEVADELGITPGEMVFIDNKAVNTDAAAALGITVHHFTGVPGLEAFLEGLSS encoded by the coding sequence GTGAGCCTCAGTATCCCCGGTCGTGTTGTCGTGTTCGATTACGGGGAGGTGATCTCCCGGAGTCCGAGCGCCGCCGACCAGCAGGTACTGCTCGACCTCGCAGGCGTCGAGGCCGAGGTCTTCTGGCCCAGCTACTGGGGTCGGCGGGATCCGCTCGACCAGGGCACCGTGAGCGTCCCTGAGTACTGGGCCCAGGTCGCGGCCGACACCGGCGCATCATGGTCGGCCTCCCGGGTGTACGAGCTCTGGGTCGCCGACTTCCGTGGCTGGTGGAGTGTCGAGCCGGGCACGATCGACCTCATCGCTCGGCTGAAGGCGGGCGGAACCCGACTCGCGATCCTCTCCAATGCGGGCTTCGACTTCGCGAGCGGCTTCCGGTTCGGACCGCTCGTCCAGTACTTCGAGCAGATGTTCGTGAGTGCTGAGATGGCCGCGATCAAGCCCGACCCCGCCATCTACCTCGAGGTCGCCGACGAGTTGGGAATCACCCCGGGCGAGATGGTGTTCATCGACAACAAGGCCGTCAACACTGATGCCGCGGCCGCACTCGGCATCACGGTCCATCACTTCACCGGAGTGCCCGGGCTCGAAGCGTTCCTGGAAGGACTCTCCTCGTGA
- a CDS encoding hemolysin family protein — translation MYEWIMLAIGVVLTVGTGFFVASEFALVNLDRSDLEARQERGERGLGMTIGALKHTSTHLSSAQLGITLTTLLTGYTLEPALSTWFAVPLAALGLGEAGTRVIATIIAITLATLLSMIIGELVPKNLALAVPRATAKVVIPFQVVFTTVFRPAVALLNNTANGVLRSIGIEPKEELSGARTAEELTSLVRRSASEGSLDLDTATLLARTLAFADLTAQDVMTPRPRLASVDRKDSAQAVIELARKTGHSRFPVTDDSVDDVVGIVHVKQAVAVPREKRGEVPASALQSDALRVPETMKLDSLLAELRGRGYQMAVVVDEYGGTAGVATLEDLVEELVGEVSDEHDRSKPDVVRSRDWFTFPGILRPDELRERTGVVVPEEGPFETVAGWLMSELGRLPVVGDIVELPTGTFRIERLDGRRIDRVRYTPQPIETPEGGAK, via the coding sequence ATGTATGAGTGGATCATGCTGGCCATCGGAGTCGTGCTGACCGTCGGTACCGGTTTCTTCGTCGCGAGCGAGTTCGCGCTCGTCAACCTCGATCGTTCTGATCTCGAGGCGCGACAGGAACGTGGCGAACGCGGCCTCGGCATGACCATCGGCGCGCTCAAGCACACGTCGACGCACCTCTCGAGTGCCCAGCTCGGCATCACGCTCACCACGCTGCTCACGGGCTATACCCTCGAGCCCGCCCTCAGCACGTGGTTCGCCGTGCCCCTCGCAGCGCTCGGCCTGGGCGAAGCCGGAACGCGCGTCATCGCCACCATCATCGCGATCACTCTCGCAACACTCCTGTCGATGATCATCGGCGAACTCGTGCCGAAGAATCTCGCGCTCGCCGTCCCTCGGGCGACCGCCAAGGTCGTGATTCCGTTCCAGGTGGTCTTCACCACGGTGTTCCGCCCCGCGGTTGCGCTGCTCAACAACACCGCGAACGGGGTCCTGCGCAGCATCGGAATCGAGCCGAAGGAGGAGCTCTCCGGCGCCCGGACGGCCGAGGAGCTCACCTCCCTCGTGCGCCGTTCCGCGAGCGAGGGCAGCCTCGACCTCGACACCGCAACCCTTCTCGCCCGAACACTGGCCTTCGCCGACCTCACCGCGCAGGATGTCATGACCCCGAGGCCGCGCCTCGCGAGCGTCGACCGCAAGGACTCCGCGCAGGCCGTCATCGAGCTCGCGCGCAAGACGGGGCACTCCCGCTTCCCGGTGACGGATGACTCGGTCGACGACGTCGTCGGCATCGTGCATGTGAAACAAGCCGTCGCCGTTCCGCGCGAGAAGCGCGGCGAGGTCCCGGCATCCGCTCTCCAGTCGGACGCCCTGCGTGTTCCGGAGACGATGAAGCTCGACTCGCTGCTCGCCGAGCTGCGCGGTCGCGGCTACCAGATGGCCGTCGTTGTCGACGAGTACGGCGGCACCGCGGGGGTGGCGACCCTTGAGGATCTCGTCGAGGAACTCGTGGGCGAGGTCTCCGACGAGCACGACCGGAGCAAGCCCGACGTGGTGCGCTCCCGTGACTGGTTCACGTTCCCCGGCATCCTGAGGCCCGACGAGCTGCGCGAGCGGACCGGCGTTGTGGTGCCAGAGGAAGGGCCGTTCGAGACCGTGGCCGGCTGGCTCATGAGCGAACTCGGACGGCTGCCCGTCGTCGGTGACATCGTCGAGCTGCCGACGGGAACGTTCCGCATCGAGAGACTGGATGGTCGCCGCATCGACCGCGTTCGCTACACGCCCCAACCCATCGAAACCCCTGAGGGGGGTGCGAAGTAA
- a CDS encoding amino acid ABC transporter permease, giving the protein MTNDEARQPSSIELERRAFRRRQNARSVLISAASTVALAVVLWITLVNTPGWARVQQSFFNPEIFVASVPRVWDGFLLNLRVLFFAVIGVLVVSVLLAILRTLRGPVFFPLRALASGYTDLFRGIPLIIVLYLVGYGIPGLQGSDGARIPAAVLGTIALVLVYSAYVSEVFRAGIEAVHPSQRLAARSLGLSHSKTLRLVVLPQAVRKVTPALMNDFIAMQKDVGLISVLGAIDAVRAAQIEVAQYYNFTPYVVAGLLFVALALPLIRLTDWYSARLRAREQVGGIV; this is encoded by the coding sequence GTGACCAACGACGAGGCCCGGCAGCCCAGCTCGATCGAGCTTGAGCGCCGGGCCTTTCGTCGTCGCCAGAACGCACGGTCGGTGCTGATCAGCGCAGCGTCGACCGTCGCCCTCGCCGTCGTGCTGTGGATCACGCTCGTGAACACGCCCGGCTGGGCCAGGGTGCAGCAGAGCTTCTTCAACCCTGAGATCTTCGTGGCCTCGGTCCCACGCGTCTGGGACGGGTTCCTCCTCAACCTCCGCGTGCTCTTCTTCGCGGTCATCGGCGTGCTGGTCGTGAGCGTTCTGCTCGCGATACTCCGCACCCTGCGCGGGCCGGTGTTCTTCCCCCTGCGCGCCCTGGCATCGGGCTACACGGACCTGTTCCGCGGGATCCCGCTGATCATCGTGCTCTACCTCGTGGGGTACGGGATTCCGGGCCTCCAGGGCTCCGACGGGGCGCGCATCCCCGCCGCCGTTCTCGGCACGATCGCACTCGTGCTCGTGTACTCGGCGTACGTCTCCGAGGTGTTCCGGGCGGGCATCGAGGCCGTGCATCCGTCGCAGCGCCTTGCCGCCCGGTCGCTCGGGCTCAGCCACAGCAAGACACTGCGTCTCGTCGTGCTGCCGCAAGCGGTGCGCAAGGTCACCCCGGCCCTCATGAACGATTTCATTGCGATGCAGAAGGATGTCGGACTGATCTCGGTGCTGGGTGCGATCGATGCGGTGCGCGCCGCCCAGATCGAGGTCGCGCAGTACTACAACTTCACGCCCTACGTGGTCGCGGGCCTCCTGTTCGTCGCGCTCGCGCTGCCCCTCATCCGGCTCACGGACTGGTACTCGGCCCGCCTCCGCGCCCGCGAACAGGTGGGAGGCATCGTATGA